Proteins encoded in a region of the Maridesulfovibrio bastinii DSM 16055 genome:
- a CDS encoding type II toxin-antitoxin system RelE family toxin has protein sequence MEWKLLFSNKARKQIEKLPPHVVDALTILRANIEQHGPVQLSWPNYSKIKGQKGYYHCHLNKGKPRYVAVWAVENDKIKVVEVIYAGTHEKVDYRKVR, from the coding sequence ATGGAATGGAAACTTCTTTTCTCCAATAAAGCCCGTAAGCAGATTGAAAAGCTGCCCCCGCATGTAGTTGATGCGCTTACCATCCTCCGTGCGAACATTGAGCAACATGGTCCGGTTCAGCTCAGCTGGCCGAACTACAGCAAAATAAAAGGGCAGAAAGGGTACTACCACTGCCACCTGAATAAAGGCAAACCGCGCTATGTGGCTGTGTGGGCTGTTGAAAATGATAAAATTAAAGTTGTGGAGGTCATATATGCTGGAACACACGAAAAAGTCGACTATAGAAAAGTTAGGTGA
- a CDS encoding helix-turn-helix transcriptional regulator has product MLEHTKKSTIEKLGDVVITGQKQDLPEIANIVRQLLKLTKVNAEVKIINDDGEQVFTADEVLPEPTPAGMLRGARFREDMTQADLAKELGIHKNNISEMERGVRKISVDMAKRLGATLNMEYKLFL; this is encoded by the coding sequence ATGCTGGAACACACGAAAAAGTCGACTATAGAAAAGTTAGGTGATGTCGTTATAACGGGCCAGAAGCAAGACCTGCCGGAAATTGCAAATATTGTCAGGCAGCTTTTGAAGCTGACTAAGGTCAACGCAGAGGTAAAAATTATTAATGACGATGGAGAACAAGTCTTCACCGCCGATGAAGTTCTGCCGGAACCGACTCCTGCCGGCATGTTGCGCGGTGCTCGTTTCCGTGAGGACATGACGCAAGCCGATCTGGCGAAAGAACTCGGCATACACAAGAACAACATTTCCGAAATGGAAAGAGGAGTTCGTAAGATTAGTGTGGACATGGCCAAGCGGCTCGGCGCTACCCTGAATATGGAATACAAGCTTTTCCTGTAG